In the Cyanobacterium stanieri LEGE 03274 genome, AAGGTAGGGCCGCCATCGGCGTAAGCGGTGCTTACTACTAAGGTGGTGGGATCTAATCCTTGGTTATGCTCGGCATTGGCAACCGCAGAACGAAGAACTTTAATGATAGGTTCACAAGCTCTGTAGGGCATGAATTCGAGAATAATTAATGCTTCTCGGTAGCTACGCCCACGAATTTGATCTAATACCCTTCTCACCTTGGAGGGTGACATTCTGATGTAACGGGCGATCGCTTTTACTTCTTGGCTGGTATCAACCTCGATTTTTTCCTTTTGTTTCGGCATGATAGTTTGTTCAATAATTAATATTGCTAGTAGGAAAATTGATGAAGACTCATCAACTAAAATCCTGAACCGACTGCTTTATCTTCTTGCCTTTTTGTCACTTTTAGCGTGACCTCTAAAGGTGCGAGTCGGAGCAAATTCTCCCAATTTATGACCAACCATTTGCTCGGATACGAAAACGGGTACGTGGGTACGACCGTTATGTACAGCGATGGTATGACCGATCATTTGGGGGAGAATGGTAGAAGCCCTTGACCAAGTTTTAACTACTTGCTTCTCTCCTTTTTCGTTTAGTTTTTCGATTTTGGAGAGCAGACTATCGGCTATAAATGGTCCTTTTTTTAATGAACGACTCATAAACTTTTTTTACTGTGATAGTGAAAATATCTGTTTTTATCTTCCTAACCGTCTTATTTACCCTTGTTAGAGTTACGACGACGGACGATATATTTGTTGCTGAGTTTCTTCTTCTTACGAGTTTTCTTACCTAAAGCAGGTTTACCCCAAGGAGAAACAGGGCCGGAACGACCAATGGGGGCGCGTCCTTCACCACCACCATGGGGGTGATCTACAGGGTTCATCGCACTTCCTCTTACATGGGGTCTAATACCCAAGTGTCTTGTTTTACCAGCTTTTCCGAGTTTGAGGTTTCTGGCTTCGATATTTCCTACTCGACCGATAGTAGCGTAGCATTCTTTACGAATCATACGTACTTCTTTAGAAGGTAGCTTGATGGTGACATAATCACCTTCTTTTGCCATTAACTGAGCAAAACCACCGGCGGCACGGACGATTTGACCACCTTTACCAGCGCGCATTTCAATGTTATGAATTTCAGTACCTAAAGGAATTTTACCTAAAGGTAAGGCGTTACCGATTTCGTAAGGGGCCTCTTCACTAGCAACGATGGTTGCTCCGATTTGGATTCCCGCAGGGGCTAAGATATATCTTTTTTCGCCATCTTCGTACTGCACAAGGGCAATACGAGCGTTACGGTTTGGATCGTACTCAATGGCTAAGACTTCGGCGTTAATATCGCGCTTGTCTCTTTTGAAATCGATGATACGATATAGTTTTTTGTGACCGCCTCCACGGTGGCGACTGGTGATAACCCCACGATTGTTACGTCCTTTTTTTCTATGAACGTATTTCGTTAAGGACTTTTCTGGCGTACTTTTAGTAATTTCGGAAAAGTCAGAGGTTACTGCTTGTCTTCTTCCGGGGGTATATGGTCTGTATGTGCGAACACCCATAGTTCTGTTATATTTATCAGTTTTCGGTGAACAATTCCCTTAGAGATCAGGGAAGAATGTGCTTTGTAAGGAGTCTCCCTCGGCAAGGGTGACAATAGCCTTTTTATATTGTGGTTTGTAGCCTACATTTTGACCGACTCTGCGTTTTTTGCGAGGTTGGTTCATGGTGTTGACTTTGACCACTTTGACTTCAAATAAGCTCTCGATGGCTGCTCTGATTTGAGGTTTAGTCGCTTGTTTTACGCACTCAAAGACATACTTATTATCTTCCATCATATAAGTAGCTTTTTCGGTAACGATGGGGCGAATAATTAAATCGGCGAGTTCAGCTTCGCTTTTTCTTACTGCGGTCGTTTTTCCGTATCTTTTATTCGGCATTGTAAACCTCCTGTATTTTTGCTAATGCGTCAGAGGTAACAACTATTTTGTCAGCGTTAAGAATGTCGTAAATATTCAAACCGTCGTGGTTGATCATTTTGACATTGCCAAGGTTTCTGACGGACAAATAGACGTTGTCGGAGGTAGGTTCGGTTACTACTAACAAGATTTTGCAGTGTTGATCAACTCCCCAACGGCTGAAGGCTTCTAAAATAGTTTTGGTTTTAGGAGCTTCGATTTGTTGGTTGAAGTTTTCTACGACAACTAAATCTTCGCTTCTGCTGATGAAGGCAGTACGGAGGGCTAACCGTCTTTCTTTACGGTTCATTTTCATATTGTAGTCTTTGGGTTTGGGTCCAAAGATAACACCACCGCCACGCCATAAGGGTGAACGGATGGATCCTGCTCTTGCTCTTCCTGTTCCTTTTTGTCGCCAGGGTTTACGACCACCACCACGCACTTCGGCTCTGGTTTTGGTGGATGCTGTGCCTTGACGCTGATTATGTAGTTGACGTACTAGGGCGCGGTGAACAATATGCTCGGCGTTTTCTTCTTTGGCGATTCTCATTTCTAAGGTCGCTTCGCCGACTTGTTCTCCTTGCCAATTTTTTACTACACAATTAACCATAATTTTTAATTTGATATTTTTTGTAACTGTGTGTTAATTTACTGTTTCCCAACAATGGTGGCGGGAGTAATACTAACTAAATTTCCTGTTTTACCAGGGATTGCTCCTTTGATAAGAAGTAGGTTGCGATCGCTATCTACCTTAACAACGGTAAGTTTGCGAACTTTGATATTGGTGTTACCATAACGACCTGCCATTCTTTTTCCGGGGTAAGTACGACCGGGGGTTGTCCCTGCACCAGTAGAACCGGGGAGACGATGGTTTTTAGAACCGTGGGTCATATTACCTCTTTTGAAATTATGGCGTTTTTGATAACCTGCAAAACCTCTACCGATGGTTTTACCGCCAACATCAACGAGATCACCTTCGTTGAAGAAATCTGCTCCGATGGTTTGTCCTAGTTCATAGGAACTAACATCATCAAGACGGTATTCTTTGAGGTGACGTAAAGCGGGAAGTCCTTTGGTACTTAAGTGACCGTCTTCGGCACTGGTTAAGTATTTGTTTACTTCTTTTGCTTCTTTGGTGTTTAAGCTACGTTTGCGATCTGGCAACTCGTCATAACCGAGTTGGAGCGCTACATAACCGTCTTTTTCTTTAGTTTTGATTTGAGTAACTCGACATGGTCCTGCTTGTACCACAGTTACAGGAATTGCTACTCCTGTTTCTTGGTCAAAAACGGTGGTCATGCCTAGTTTTGTACCTAGTATGCCTAAGCTCACGGGATGTATCCCTCTAAATTACTAAACAACAGGGTTATTTTCAGGGAAAGATATTCTTTCTTGCTGATGAGTAACTGTCTGCAGGGTAAAAGTTAATTTAATTTGGTTGCATGGCAACTTTCATTAAATCGGTTCTTTTTTCCATTATGAACAGACATTCTTTAAACTTACTAACCTGCTTGAAGGTGTAGTAAAGAGCCTTTTCTACCCTAATAGACTTAAAAATTCTAATA is a window encoding:
- the rplD gene encoding 50S ribosomal protein L4, with the translated sequence MVNCVVKNWQGEQVGEATLEMRIAKEENAEHIVHRALVRQLHNQRQGTASTKTRAEVRGGGRKPWRQKGTGRARAGSIRSPLWRGGGVIFGPKPKDYNMKMNRKERRLALRTAFISRSEDLVVVENFNQQIEAPKTKTILEAFSRWGVDQHCKILLVVTEPTSDNVYLSVRNLGNVKMINHDGLNIYDILNADKIVVTSDALAKIQEVYNAE
- the rpsS gene encoding 30S ribosomal protein S19, whose translation is MSRSLKKGPFIADSLLSKIEKLNEKGEKQVVKTWSRASTILPQMIGHTIAVHNGRTHVPVFVSEQMVGHKLGEFAPTRTFRGHAKSDKKARR
- a CDS encoding 50S ribosomal protein L23, which codes for MPNKRYGKTTAVRKSEAELADLIIRPIVTEKATYMMEDNKYVFECVKQATKPQIRAAIESLFEVKVVKVNTMNQPRKKRRVGQNVGYKPQYKKAIVTLAEGDSLQSTFFPDL
- the rplV gene encoding 50S ribosomal protein L22, with the translated sequence MEVDTSQEVKAIARYIRMSPSKVRRVLDQIRGRSYREALIILEFMPYRACEPIIKVLRSAVANAEHNQGLDPTTLVVSTAYADGGPTLKRYRPRAQGRAYQIRKRTCHITVAVAPQA
- the rplB gene encoding 50S ribosomal protein L2, whose protein sequence is MGVRTYRPYTPGRRQAVTSDFSEITKSTPEKSLTKYVHRKKGRNNRGVITSRHRGGGHKKLYRIIDFKRDKRDINAEVLAIEYDPNRNARIALVQYEDGEKRYILAPAGIQIGATIVASEEAPYEIGNALPLGKIPLGTEIHNIEMRAGKGGQIVRAAGGFAQLMAKEGDYVTIKLPSKEVRMIRKECYATIGRVGNIEARNLKLGKAGKTRHLGIRPHVRGSAMNPVDHPHGGGEGRAPIGRSGPVSPWGKPALGKKTRKKKKLSNKYIVRRRNSNKGK
- the rplC gene encoding 50S ribosomal protein L3, which encodes MSLGILGTKLGMTTVFDQETGVAIPVTVVQAGPCRVTQIKTKEKDGYVALQLGYDELPDRKRSLNTKEAKEVNKYLTSAEDGHLSTKGLPALRHLKEYRLDDVSSYELGQTIGADFFNEGDLVDVGGKTIGRGFAGYQKRHNFKRGNMTHGSKNHRLPGSTGAGTTPGRTYPGKRMAGRYGNTNIKVRKLTVVKVDSDRNLLLIKGAIPGKTGNLVSITPATIVGKQ